One Solanum lycopersicum chromosome 4, SLM_r2.1 DNA window includes the following coding sequences:
- the LOC109120035 gene encoding uncharacterized protein, with translation MKGVTRFGKNGKLSPWYIGPYRICKRVGNLAYELEIPKELEVVHPVFYISIVKNFLVDPSLIVPTENVGIQDNLFNEEVLVQILDLQVRTLRKKEVASVSVLWRNHLLKKQLGM, from the coding sequence ATGAAAGGAGTTACGAGGTTTGGAAAGAATGGGAAACTGAGTCCCtggtatattggaccttatagaatCTGCAAAAGAGTTGGAAACCTGGCATATGAGTTGGAGATACCCAAAGAGTTAGAAGTGGTTCATCCggtattttatatttctatCGTGAAAAACTTTTTGGTTGATCCTTCATTGATAGTACCAACAGAGAATGTGGGGATTCAGGATAACTTATTCAATGAAGAAGTTCTGGTTCAGATTTTGGATCTGCAAGTTCGCACGTTGAGGAAAAAAGAAGTTGCTTCAGTCAgtgtcctttggaggaaccattTGTtaaagaagcaacttgggaTGTAG